One region of Culex pipiens pallens isolate TS chromosome 2, TS_CPP_V2, whole genome shotgun sequence genomic DNA includes:
- the LOC120430786 gene encoding cell adhesion molecule DSCAML1-like, translating to CALFLSLSQEWPLQIKYVQLRDAGLYECQVSTHPPTSIFVQLDVVEAKAEIFGPSEKYLKPGSTLRLTCRVVKSNEPPLYIFWYHNNRMINYDVHRGVNVSTEADNRYSELVITHTNTLNSGNYSCVSNNAVAASTLVHILNGENPAAMQHGDHGNGVLVAVQYRLLLGTIVTYQVINRLLCARH from the exons TGTGCTCTCTTCCTCTCGCTTTCCCAGGAGTGGCCACTCCAGATCAAATACGTCCAGCTCCGGGACGCCGGCCTGTACGAGTGCCAGGTCTCGACGCATCCACCGACGTCGATATTTGTCCAGCTGGACGTTGTCG AAGCGAAAGCGGAGATTTTCGGCCCCTCGGAGAAGTATCTGAAGCCGGGTTCGACGCTGCGGCTCACGTGCCGGGTCGTCAAGAGCAACGAACCCCCGCTGTACATCTTCTGGTACCACAACAACCGGATGATCAACTACGACGTCCACCGGGGCGTGAACGTGTCCACCGAGGCCG ATAACCGCTACTCGGAGCTGGTGATAACGCACACCAACACGCTCAACTCGGGCAACTACTCGTGTGTGTCGAACAACGCGGTCGCGGCGTCCACGCTTGTGCACATCCTGAACG GTGAAAACCCTGCAGCGATGCAGCACGGCGACCACGGCAACGGCGTCCTGGTGGCGGTCCAGTACCGGCTGCTGCTCGGGACGATTGTAACATATCAGGTCATCAATCGGTTGCTTTGCGCACGTCATTAG